In Paenibacillus ihbetae, the following are encoded in one genomic region:
- the map gene encoding type I methionyl aminopeptidase codes for MITLKSNREIQSMHEAGKLLAACHREVAKLIKPGISTSAIDRFVETYLKKHGAIPEQIGYNGYQYATCASVNDEICHGYPRKEPLANGDIVTIDFVVNLNGSLADSAWTYAVGDISDEAKGLMDVTLECLYKGIEQAQIGNRIGDIGHAVQTYAEARGYGVVREFTGHGIGPRIHEEPQIPHFGSPGKGLRLKEGMVITIEPMINVGVWESKMDANGWTARTADGKLSAQYEHTIAITKDGPLILTMQ; via the coding sequence ATGATCACATTAAAATCGAATAGAGAAATCCAATCCATGCACGAGGCAGGCAAGCTGCTCGCCGCATGTCATCGCGAGGTCGCGAAGTTAATCAAGCCCGGCATTTCGACTTCGGCCATCGACCGTTTTGTTGAAACCTATTTAAAGAAGCATGGGGCTATTCCGGAGCAGATCGGATATAACGGTTACCAGTATGCAACATGCGCGTCTGTGAACGATGAAATCTGCCATGGATATCCCCGGAAGGAGCCGCTTGCGAACGGGGACATCGTTACGATCGATTTCGTCGTTAATTTGAACGGCAGCTTGGCGGATTCGGCATGGACTTACGCAGTCGGTGACATATCCGATGAAGCGAAAGGACTGATGGACGTAACCCTTGAATGCCTGTATAAAGGAATTGAGCAAGCACAGATCGGAAACCGGATCGGTGATATCGGCCATGCGGTTCAGACGTATGCCGAAGCTCGGGGATACGGGGTTGTCCGGGAGTTCACCGGTCATGGCATCGGCCCACGAATTCATGAAGAACCTCAGATCCCCCATTTCGGATCGCCAGGGAAAGGGCTGCGTTTGAAGGAAGGCATGGTGATTACTATCGAGCCGATGATTAATGTCGGGGTATGGGAAAGCAAGATGGACGCAAACGGCTGGACCGCCAGGACGGCGGATGGCAAGCTGTCTGCGCAATACGAGCATACCATTGCCATTACGAAGGACGGACCGCTTATTTTAACGATGCAGTAA
- a CDS encoding peroxiredoxin-like family protein, with protein MTNFRKLKLHDELETLKKHGMEVLPQDVIEAFEQSIQDLRDSGAAKGLSVGAVAPDFTLVNHAGESITLSEKLLKGPVIITFYRGEWCPFCNLELRAYQRIMDDIHEAGSDLLAISPMTPDHSLTIQEKNGLDFHVLSDLNNQVAEKYRLQFKLPEELQSVYRTLGFALDQFNGDDSWQLPVPATFIVDQQGIIRFADVNPDYKVRAEPSEVLSKLLFI; from the coding sequence GTGACAAATTTCCGGAAATTAAAACTGCATGACGAATTGGAAACCCTGAAAAAGCATGGTATGGAGGTGCTTCCCCAGGATGTCATAGAGGCATTCGAGCAATCTATTCAAGATCTCCGGGACTCGGGAGCTGCGAAAGGCTTGAGTGTGGGTGCCGTTGCTCCGGATTTCACTTTAGTTAATCATGCTGGCGAAAGCATTACGTTATCTGAAAAACTTTTGAAAGGTCCTGTAATTATTACCTTTTACCGGGGGGAATGGTGCCCATTCTGCAACCTGGAGCTCCGGGCATACCAGCGAATCATGGACGACATTCACGAAGCCGGGTCCGATCTGCTCGCCATCAGCCCGATGACTCCGGATCATTCCCTAACTATTCAGGAGAAAAATGGGCTGGATTTTCACGTCCTTAGCGATTTGAATAACCAGGTAGCGGAGAAATACAGGCTTCAATTCAAGCTTCCGGAGGAGCTGCAAAGCGTCTACCGGACGCTTGGCTTCGCCTTGGATCAATTCAACGGGGATGATTCATGGCAGCTCCCCGTGCCTGCAACTTTCATCGTCGATCAGCAGGGAATCATCCGGTTTGCCGATGTGAATCCTGACTATAAAGTACGAGCAGAGCCCAGTGAAGTCTTGAGCAAGCTACTTTTCATATAG
- a CDS encoding helix-turn-helix domain-containing protein, giving the protein MGKADVHQNFNFFFDGLEMRRQTDNRTEQMRLHHRLGEGSVHRWVPRADLGMAIADFKLRQDRKIDLHTEAAMVELSYCLQGSRDILVSGKRYEVAPESYCLQFVNPTEASMHFSKDQSFQMLSIGIPVSTFHHFMEEGTGTRSVDFYHIIGNMPYRLFQEKMDPATSILLQQMLKSSMEQRVRNVEMEYRILELVSYAFRSFLLDGKQASTKLSRTDMDKIEQARDIIVARMADPPSLMELSRIIGMSDYKLKICFKRMYGTTVFGYLRDRRLELAYRLLQEGSSSVIDVSYAVGYTNPSYFSEAFRGKYGSNPGEILRRL; this is encoded by the coding sequence ATGGGAAAAGCAGATGTTCATCAGAACTTTAATTTTTTCTTTGACGGTCTGGAGATGCGCAGGCAAACGGATAACCGGACGGAACAGATGAGACTTCACCACCGATTGGGAGAAGGGTCCGTGCACCGCTGGGTTCCCCGTGCCGATCTGGGGATGGCCATTGCCGACTTCAAACTTCGTCAAGACAGAAAAATTGATCTCCATACAGAAGCTGCCATGGTGGAACTTAGTTACTGCTTACAGGGCAGCAGGGATATTCTGGTCTCAGGCAAGCGGTACGAAGTTGCGCCGGAAAGCTATTGTCTTCAATTCGTTAACCCGACGGAAGCAAGCATGCATTTTTCCAAAGATCAATCTTTTCAAATGCTGAGCATCGGTATCCCCGTTTCGACCTTTCATCACTTTATGGAAGAAGGAACCGGAACGCGCTCGGTCGATTTTTACCATATTATCGGAAATATGCCATACAGGCTGTTCCAGGAAAAAATGGACCCTGCAACCTCTATTCTCCTTCAGCAAATGCTGAAATCCAGCATGGAACAACGCGTGCGAAATGTGGAGATGGAGTACAGGATACTCGAGCTGGTGTCCTATGCTTTTCGATCCTTCTTATTGGACGGTAAGCAGGCATCCACCAAGCTCTCAAGGACGGATATGGACAAGATCGAACAGGCGCGGGATATTATTGTAGCTCGGATGGCGGATCCTCCATCGCTTATGGAGCTGTCCCGAATCATTGGCATGAGCGATTATAAACTGAAAATCTGTTTTAAAAGAATGTACGGTACGACCGTGTTTGGCTACCTCAGGGATCGCCGCCTGGAATTGGCTTACCGACTGCTGCAAGAAGGCAGCTCCAGCGTGATTGACGTGTCTTATGCGGTCGGTTATACGAATCCCAGCTATTTTTCGGAAGCTTTTCGCGGGAAATATGGCTCGAACCCCGGGGAAATTCTTCGGAGGCTGTAA
- a CDS encoding glycoside hydrolase family 172 protein, which produces MSAFNGLDMGLGNLPRLSKAVTRSISPENFTGEKGKGAMATEGTGAACARDLGQGWKVSPSVSIPAGTTFVLADITGPGAIQHMWMTTFPGHWRNLILRFYWDHEETPSVEVPIGDFFCNGWCERSNVNSMPISVNPAGGMNSYWLMPFRGKARLTVENRATEDVILYYQINYTLTEVPEDTAYFHAAWNRSNPVKYKDVHTIIDGIQGRGHYVGTYLAWQVNNTGWWGEGEVKFYMDGDGEFPTICGTGTEDYFGGAWNFEHPTGEYGTFSTPFLGLPQIIKPDGLYRSQQRFGMYRWHIMDPIRFEEDLRVTVQALGWRSGGRYLPLQDDIASVAYWYQAEPHATFRALPDKDHLEVI; this is translated from the coding sequence ATGTCAGCATTCAATGGCCTCGATATGGGGCTCGGAAACTTGCCGCGCTTATCGAAAGCGGTCACACGTTCGATCAGCCCGGAAAACTTCACCGGAGAAAAAGGGAAAGGAGCGATGGCGACGGAAGGAACCGGGGCGGCATGTGCCCGCGATCTGGGCCAAGGCTGGAAGGTATCGCCATCCGTATCCATACCGGCAGGAACCACCTTTGTATTGGCCGACATCACCGGTCCGGGAGCGATCCAGCATATGTGGATGACCACGTTTCCAGGCCATTGGCGGAATTTAATTTTGCGTTTCTACTGGGATCACGAAGAGACGCCGTCCGTTGAGGTGCCTATTGGCGATTTCTTCTGCAATGGCTGGTGCGAGCGCAGCAATGTAAATTCCATGCCGATCTCCGTAAATCCGGCTGGAGGAATGAACAGCTACTGGCTGATGCCGTTCCGCGGGAAGGCGCGATTGACCGTGGAGAATCGAGCGACAGAGGATGTCATCCTGTACTATCAGATTAATTACACGTTGACCGAGGTGCCGGAGGATACCGCCTATTTCCATGCTGCATGGAACCGAAGCAATCCCGTGAAATATAAGGATGTCCATACGATTATCGATGGAATTCAAGGAAGAGGACATTATGTCGGCACTTATTTGGCATGGCAGGTGAACAATACCGGCTGGTGGGGCGAAGGGGAAGTCAAGTTTTACATGGACGGCGATGGCGAGTTTCCGACCATCTGTGGGACGGGGACGGAGGATTATTTCGGCGGAGCTTGGAATTTCGAGCATCCGACCGGCGAGTACGGCACGTTCTCCACGCCGTTCTTGGGACTGCCGCAGATCATTAAACCGGATGGCTTGTACCGCAGTCAGCAGCGCTTCGGCATGTACCGCTGGCACATCATGGATCCGATCCGGTTTGAGGAGGATTTGCGGGTAACGGTTCAGGCCCTCGGATGGCGCTCGGGTGGAAGGTATTTGCCGCTGCAGGACGATATCGCGTCCGTTGCGTATTGGTACCAGGCTGAGCCGCATGCGACCTTCCGTGCTCTGCCGGATAAAGATCATCTGGAAGTGATCTGA
- a CDS encoding AraC family transcriptional regulator, whose amino-acid sequence MDMNMLSPYIRVAWDSIVEPPFIISERVLYDYELMYVKEGEVEVKIEDQTFRGVPGDLFLFKPRQPHSIRLLNGKRLRQPHIHFDLFYRTDSPEVKVSFKPLKAMTQEERRSFREDVTPLLDLPLPNHIRLHQPIIIEKLLFDIIHEQERKFPYHDIAAKGLFIQLWIQLLREVHWLRNPHLQSKQELLDRVKQYLSHHTDHEITLDELARLANLSKFYLCRLFKQAYGMTPIQYHVTVRLEKAKQMIQFTDLPLSRIAEMLGFQSIYAFSRAFRKLEDVPPSYYRKKN is encoded by the coding sequence ATGGATATGAACATGCTTTCACCCTATATACGCGTAGCTTGGGATAGTATCGTGGAACCGCCTTTCATCATCTCGGAGCGGGTTCTCTATGACTACGAGCTGATGTACGTCAAGGAAGGCGAGGTCGAGGTTAAAATAGAGGACCAAACATTCCGCGGCGTGCCCGGAGACCTGTTCCTGTTCAAGCCAAGACAGCCGCATTCCATTCGGCTTCTTAACGGCAAACGCCTTCGCCAGCCCCATATTCACTTCGACTTGTTCTATCGAACCGACAGTCCTGAAGTCAAAGTATCCTTCAAGCCTCTGAAAGCGATGACCCAGGAAGAGCGGAGGAGCTTTCGCGAGGATGTAACCCCGCTGCTTGATCTGCCGCTGCCCAACCACATCCGGCTTCATCAGCCGATCATCATCGAGAAGCTCCTGTTTGACATTATTCACGAGCAGGAACGAAAATTTCCGTACCACGACATTGCCGCCAAAGGTTTATTCATTCAGCTGTGGATTCAGCTGCTGCGCGAGGTTCATTGGCTCCGAAACCCGCACCTGCAATCGAAGCAAGAGCTGCTTGACCGCGTTAAGCAATATCTAAGCCATCATACTGACCATGAGATAACGCTGGATGAGCTCGCCAGACTCGCCAACCTGAGCAAGTTTTATCTATGCCGCCTGTTCAAACAGGCCTATGGCATGACCCCGATTCAATACCATGTGACCGTCCGACTGGAGAAAGCCAAGCAGATGATTCAATTTACCGACCTGCCGCTCTCCCGCATTGCCGAGATGCTCGGTTTCCAAAGCATTTACGCCTTCAGCCGGGCATTCCGCAAGCTTGAAGACGTTCCCCCGTCCTACTACAGGAAGAAGAACTGA